The proteins below are encoded in one region of Metabacillus dongyingensis:
- a CDS encoding sugar phosphate isomerase/epimerase family protein — MNHVIIPLNAFDRKEVLENGQLSFISIIQASGAYGVEIRRELFSEQDLPLKQLREKIAGSLFTVYSAPVELWKMDGSLNDEKIQIIKEEAILLGARWVKVSLGHYIKGVSDLEKLNQLLDHFDSLELLIENDQTLHGGNVETLRTFFESASISGVPVKMTFDTGNWLFTNEHQIKAFEMLKDYISYLHLKEVVQTGRGLVTTELSKSETADWRKVAEQLPGGLPRALEFPIHPVGRLKEFIEMVNTNISKKKGEAVCKS; from the coding sequence TTGAATCATGTAATCATTCCGCTTAACGCATTTGATAGAAAAGAAGTTTTAGAGAATGGGCAGCTTTCATTTATTAGCATCATTCAAGCATCAGGAGCTTACGGCGTTGAGATCAGAAGGGAATTATTTTCTGAGCAAGATTTACCTTTGAAGCAGCTGAGGGAAAAGATTGCAGGTTCTTTATTTACCGTCTATTCCGCCCCTGTTGAACTATGGAAAATGGATGGATCTCTTAATGATGAGAAGATTCAGATAATCAAAGAGGAGGCCATATTGCTTGGTGCGAGATGGGTAAAAGTATCACTCGGCCATTACATAAAAGGCGTATCTGACTTAGAAAAACTGAATCAATTATTAGATCATTTTGATTCGCTGGAACTGCTGATTGAAAATGATCAGACACTGCATGGGGGGAATGTGGAAACCTTGAGGACTTTTTTTGAAAGCGCTTCTATTTCAGGCGTTCCAGTTAAGATGACATTCGATACAGGAAACTGGCTTTTTACGAATGAACACCAAATTAAAGCATTCGAAATGCTGAAAGATTATATATCCTATTTGCATTTAAAGGAAGTGGTTCAAACCGGCAGGGGATTAGTTACGACTGAACTGTCAAAGAGTGAAACTGCTGATTGGCGCAAAGTGGCAGAACAGCTGCCGGGAGGTCTTCCTAGAGCACTGGAATTTCCGATTCATCCTGTCGGCCGTCTGAAAGAGTTTATAGAAATGGTCAATACCAATATATCAAAAAAGAAAGGTGAGGCTGTATGCAAAAGTTAG
- a CDS encoding MarR family winged helix-turn-helix transcriptional regulator, giving the protein MHLSNSCNLDEKIVYRLYEINKLTMPKFERCTGISQSRLELLHELYEADEISQTALQKKVNIDNAAVTRHLKQLEEKGMVTRRKNPADNRVTFVKLTEEGRMKIVAYKEEKQRFISNVLKDFSEEERSSLLNMLSRIQGNVEKIQ; this is encoded by the coding sequence ATGCATTTGTCCAACTCGTGCAATCTGGATGAAAAAATAGTCTATCGATTATATGAGATAAATAAGCTTACAATGCCTAAATTTGAGCGGTGCACAGGAATCAGCCAGTCAAGGCTGGAGCTTTTGCATGAGCTTTATGAAGCAGATGAAATCAGCCAGACTGCCCTGCAAAAGAAAGTGAACATTGATAATGCGGCAGTAACAAGACATTTAAAGCAGCTCGAGGAAAAAGGAATGGTAACGCGGCGGAAAAATCCTGCTGATAACCGGGTCACTTTTGTGAAGCTGACAGAAGAAGGCAGGATGAAAATTGTTGCTTATAAAGAAGAAAAGCAGCGATTCATTTCAAATGTTTTAAAGGACTTTTCAGAAGAGGAACGTTCTTCTTTGTTAAATATGCTTAGCCGCATTCAAGGAAATGTTGAGAAGATCCAGTAG
- a CDS encoding putative quinol monooxygenase, with amino-acid sequence MIIIHAGFKVNAEKENDFLNETRSLVAASRAESGNISYDLMKDTEQDGAYTMVEVWESAEAVAAHNSSEHFTSFVGKAPQFMAAPLQVKMFNGKPLEK; translated from the coding sequence ATGATTATTATTCATGCTGGATTTAAGGTAAATGCCGAAAAGGAAAATGATTTTTTAAACGAAACTCGCTCTTTAGTTGCAGCTTCAAGAGCTGAAAGCGGCAATATCTCATATGATTTAATGAAAGATACAGAACAGGATGGCGCGTATACAATGGTGGAGGTTTGGGAAAGTGCTGAAGCAGTTGCAGCACACAACTCAAGTGAACACTTCACTTCTTTTGTTGGCAAAGCTCCGCAATTTATGGCAGCTCCGCTTCAAGTGAAAATGTTTAATGGTAAACCGCTGGAAAAATAG
- a CDS encoding sugar kinase: protein MQKLDVVTFGEAMALFMAENPGPLDEVRHFTRELAGAETNVAIGLARLGLKSGWASKVGADAFGTFIMKRLAEENVNVDHVFKDDRYPTGFQLKEKALKGDPAVQYFRKGSAASFMSADDFQKDYFSSARHLHMTGIPLAISKHTRSLAQKALTHMKEAGRTVSFDPNLRPTLWASQQEMIEVVNEFAFKADYVLPGISEGELLTGYSSPRDIASFYLEKGVSLVVIKLGEQGAFYKNHSEEAEVKPFEVEKVVDTVGAGDGFAVGLISGLIEKLTLKEAVLRGNAIGSLAVQSPGDNDGYPDRQTLIDYMNLPI from the coding sequence ATGCAAAAGTTAGATGTAGTCACGTTTGGTGAAGCGATGGCACTGTTTATGGCAGAAAATCCAGGACCGTTAGATGAGGTCCGGCACTTTACAAGGGAGCTCGCTGGCGCTGAAACCAATGTTGCGATTGGGCTCGCAAGACTCGGTCTGAAATCAGGATGGGCAAGCAAGGTTGGAGCTGATGCCTTTGGAACTTTTATTATGAAAAGGCTTGCAGAAGAGAATGTGAATGTTGATCATGTTTTCAAAGATGACCGCTATCCAACTGGATTTCAGCTCAAAGAAAAAGCATTGAAGGGAGATCCTGCGGTTCAGTATTTCCGCAAAGGCTCAGCTGCAAGCTTTATGAGTGCTGATGATTTTCAGAAGGACTATTTTAGCAGCGCCAGGCATCTTCATATGACTGGAATTCCTCTCGCTATTTCAAAACATACACGCTCGTTAGCCCAAAAAGCTTTAACTCATATGAAAGAAGCGGGGCGCACTGTCAGTTTTGATCCTAACCTGAGACCGACACTATGGGCCTCGCAGCAGGAAATGATTGAAGTAGTGAACGAGTTTGCTTTTAAAGCTGACTATGTTCTTCCAGGCATTTCAGAAGGTGAACTGCTTACAGGATACAGCAGCCCCCGTGACATAGCATCCTTTTATTTAGAAAAAGGAGTCAGTCTTGTTGTGATCAAGCTTGGTGAACAAGGTGCATTTTATAAAAATCATTCAGAAGAAGCCGAAGTGAAGCCATTTGAAGTTGAAAAAGTGGTTGATACAGTAGGAGCGGGAGATGGATTTGCGGTCGGCCTGATAAGCGGTCTGATTGAGAAGCTGACGCTCAAGGAAGCTGTGCTCAGGGGTAATGCCATTGGTTCTTTGGCTGTTCAATCCCCAGGAGACAATGACGGATACCCTGATCGTCAGACATTAATCGATTATATGAATTTACCTATTTAA
- a CDS encoding nitroreductase family protein: MNKTLVNDFKEIVTGRRSIRNYDPSVKISKEEMTEILTEAALAPSSVNLQPWRFVVIDSKEGKETLAPLARFNQRQVETSSAVIAVFADMQSDLYLDEIYNKAVEEGHMPAEVRDQQVPAIKGFFEAMTFEQTKEMNLIDAGLVSMQLMLVARAHGYDTNPIGGFEKDQIAEAFDLDKNRYYPVMLLSIGKAADEGYKSVRLPIGAIAEWK, encoded by the coding sequence ATGAATAAAACATTAGTAAACGATTTTAAGGAAATTGTAACTGGACGCCGTTCCATTCGCAACTATGATCCAAGTGTAAAAATCAGCAAAGAGGAAATGACTGAAATTTTAACTGAAGCTGCACTTGCTCCATCATCTGTTAACTTGCAGCCATGGCGTTTTGTTGTGATTGACTCGAAAGAAGGAAAAGAAACTCTTGCTCCTCTTGCCAGATTCAATCAAAGACAAGTAGAGACTTCTTCAGCTGTAATCGCCGTGTTTGCAGATATGCAAAGTGATTTATACCTTGATGAAATTTATAATAAAGCAGTGGAAGAAGGGCACATGCCTGCTGAAGTAAGAGATCAGCAAGTGCCTGCGATAAAAGGGTTCTTTGAAGCGATGACATTTGAACAAACGAAAGAAATGAATCTGATTGATGCAGGTCTAGTATCAATGCAGCTGATGCTGGTCGCTCGTGCACACGGCTATGACACGAACCCGATCGGCGGTTTTGAAAAAGATCAAATTGCGGAAGCCTTTGACTTGGACAAGAACCGTTATTATCCTGTTATGCTGCTGTCAATCGGGAAAGCTGCTGATGAAGGGTACAAATCTGTGCGTCTGCCGATTGGTGCTATTGCAGAGTGGAAGTAA